A stretch of the Myxococcales bacterium genome encodes the following:
- a CDS encoding site-specific DNA-methyltransferase — protein sequence MKRRREENRGDASIRLVASDSLAVPQFLADASVALAYLDPPFAVGVEFRARTQRGELRAAGKSAGPVAYVDKWPTLDAYLAWLEERLRAVASVLAPTGTVWLHLDGRAVHEAKRVMDVVFGRDAFRGEVIWVPGNGVKTRRGPGLGHQTLLCYAPSDAFTWNGKDPALRAPFAKTSLAMHFKSVDGEGRAYRERVVNKRAYRYYADEGRAIGSVWTDCPSMVANTPLRDETTGYPTQKPLKLLDRIVRASSREGELVLDGFCGSGTTLEAAARAGRRAIGFDCSPLAIATTKARLEKAGLGFTLEP from the coding sequence GTGAAGAGGCGCAGAGAGGAGAACCGCGGCGACGCCAGCATTCGTCTCGTGGCGAGCGACTCGCTCGCAGTCCCTCAATTCTTGGCCGACGCGAGCGTCGCGCTCGCCTACCTCGACCCGCCCTTCGCTGTCGGCGTGGAGTTTCGCGCCCGCACGCAGCGAGGTGAGCTTCGCGCCGCCGGGAAATCAGCGGGCCCCGTCGCCTACGTCGACAAGTGGCCCACGCTCGACGCGTACCTCGCGTGGCTCGAAGAGCGCCTGCGGGCCGTCGCCTCGGTGCTCGCGCCGACGGGCACGGTGTGGCTTCACCTCGACGGGCGGGCGGTGCACGAGGCGAAGCGGGTGATGGACGTGGTCTTCGGCCGCGATGCCTTTCGTGGTGAGGTCATCTGGGTGCCGGGCAACGGCGTGAAGACGCGGCGCGGTCCCGGGCTGGGCCACCAGACGCTCCTCTGCTACGCGCCGAGCGACGCGTTCACCTGGAACGGCAAGGACCCCGCCCTTCGCGCCCCCTTCGCGAAGACGAGCCTCGCGATGCATTTCAAATCCGTCGATGGAGAGGGCCGCGCGTACCGCGAGCGCGTGGTCAACAAGCGCGCGTATCGCTACTACGCCGACGAGGGCCGCGCCATCGGCAGCGTGTGGACCGACTGCCCGTCGATGGTGGCGAACACGCCGCTTCGCGACGAGACCACGGGCTATCCGACGCAAAAGCCGCTCAAGCTGCTCGACCGCATCGTTCGCGCGTCGAGCCGCGAAGGTGAGCTCGTGCTCGACGGCTTCTGCGGTTCGGGCACCACGCTCGAAGCGGCGGCTCGCGCCGGGCGGCGCGCCATCGGCTTCGACTGCAGCCCCTTGGCCATCGCAACGACGAAGGCCCGCCTCGAAAAGGCGGGCCTCGGGTTCACGCTCGAGCCCTGA
- a CDS encoding 3-hydroxyacyl-CoA dehydrogenase/enoyl-CoA hydratase family protein translates to MSDSPKGSPRPAGPIHKVGVIGAGVMGAGIAAHLANAGLRVVLIDIVPPNLTDAEKTDKRARSRFAEGGLEKAIKNKPALFFHKSFAHLVSTGNTEDDFDKLADCDLVIEAIIEKLEPKQALFERLEKTLPPHAVVASNTSGLRIVDMTKGRSESFRQRFLVMHFFNPVRYMKLLELVAGPDCSAETKTRIESFGREVLGKGIVWGKDTPNFVGNRIGIQAMMTTIHEMLKDGLAPEDIDAITGTPMAHPKSASFRTGDLVGLDTFAHVAKNCFDALPDDEDRAVFALPAYIQAMVEKKLLGNKTKGGFYKKGANKSIETFDPYKLEYRAKGGDESIKNTCKAIAKLEDPKERLQKLAADTGKAGTFAWKIASKSMAYAARRIPEIADSVVAIDDAMKWGYSWDLGPFESWDALGFVATCERMEKDGIALPEWIKKMRATGATCFYKDDGSVWSPLKNEYEKVTQDPRNATLAQTRKGGAPVLKNDGAEAWDLGDGVLGVTFKTKANSIDPDTIQMLHDASARAERDFRGMVVFNQGEFFCVGANLMLVVMAAGGGAWDQIRTMVKNYQYATQRMKYARVPVVAAPYNMTLGGGLELCFGCDAVQAAAETYSGLVEVAVGLIPGGAGTMNMLWRAFEGVPEGMQLDSYAVVTQVFKNIALAKVATSADEAKAFGYFRKTDGVSFDRARQLAEAKARVIGMANAGYHPPAPKAYTLPGDSGIATLKMMVGTLVDGGHASPHDAKIAVKLAEVLCGGRGGAAREVTEDEMLELEREAFISLCGEAKSQERMQYMLMNNKPLRN, encoded by the coding sequence ATGAGTGACTCTCCCAAAGGTTCACCCCGCCCCGCCGGCCCCATCCACAAAGTGGGCGTCATCGGCGCCGGCGTCATGGGCGCCGGCATCGCCGCCCACCTCGCCAACGCAGGCCTCCGCGTCGTCCTCATCGACATCGTCCCGCCCAACCTGACGGACGCCGAGAAGACGGACAAGCGTGCGCGCAGCCGCTTCGCCGAGGGCGGCCTCGAGAAGGCCATCAAGAACAAGCCAGCGCTCTTCTTTCACAAGTCGTTCGCGCACCTCGTCTCCACGGGCAACACGGAAGACGACTTCGACAAGCTCGCTGACTGCGATCTCGTCATCGAGGCCATCATCGAGAAGCTCGAGCCGAAGCAGGCGCTCTTCGAGCGACTCGAGAAGACGCTGCCGCCCCACGCCGTCGTGGCGTCCAACACCTCCGGCCTTCGCATCGTCGACATGACGAAGGGTCGCTCCGAGTCCTTCCGGCAGCGCTTCCTCGTCATGCACTTCTTCAACCCCGTTCGCTACATGAAGCTCCTCGAGCTCGTGGCGGGGCCCGACTGCTCGGCCGAGACCAAGACGCGCATCGAGTCCTTCGGTCGCGAGGTCTTGGGCAAAGGCATCGTTTGGGGCAAGGACACGCCGAACTTCGTGGGCAACCGCATCGGCATCCAAGCCATGATGACGACCATCCACGAGATGCTCAAAGACGGCCTGGCGCCGGAAGACATCGACGCGATCACCGGCACGCCAATGGCGCACCCGAAGAGCGCGAGCTTCCGCACCGGCGATCTCGTCGGCCTCGACACCTTCGCCCACGTCGCCAAAAACTGCTTCGACGCGCTCCCCGACGACGAAGACCGCGCCGTCTTCGCGCTGCCGGCCTACATCCAAGCGATGGTCGAAAAGAAGCTCCTCGGCAACAAGACCAAGGGCGGCTTCTACAAGAAGGGCGCCAACAAGAGCATCGAGACCTTCGACCCGTACAAGCTCGAGTACCGCGCCAAGGGTGGCGACGAGAGCATCAAGAACACCTGCAAGGCCATCGCGAAGCTCGAGGATCCGAAGGAGCGACTCCAGAAGCTCGCCGCCGACACCGGCAAGGCCGGCACCTTCGCGTGGAAGATCGCGTCCAAGTCGATGGCCTACGCGGCCAGGCGCATCCCCGAGATCGCCGACTCGGTCGTCGCCATCGATGACGCGATGAAGTGGGGCTACAGCTGGGACCTCGGCCCCTTCGAATCTTGGGACGCGCTCGGCTTCGTGGCCACCTGCGAGCGCATGGAGAAAGACGGCATCGCCCTCCCCGAATGGATCAAGAAGATGCGCGCCACCGGCGCCACCTGCTTCTACAAGGACGATGGCTCCGTCTGGTCGCCGCTAAAGAACGAATACGAGAAGGTCACGCAAGACCCGCGCAACGCCACGCTCGCGCAGACGCGCAAGGGCGGCGCGCCGGTGCTCAAGAACGACGGCGCCGAAGCCTGGGACCTCGGCGATGGAGTCCTCGGCGTCACCTTCAAGACGAAGGCGAACAGCATCGACCCGGACACCATCCAGATGTTGCACGACGCCTCGGCGCGCGCCGAGCGCGACTTTCGCGGCATGGTCGTCTTCAACCAAGGCGAGTTCTTCTGCGTCGGCGCCAACCTGATGCTCGTCGTCATGGCCGCCGGCGGCGGCGCCTGGGATCAGATCCGCACGATGGTGAAGAACTACCAGTACGCCACGCAGCGCATGAAATACGCGCGCGTGCCCGTCGTCGCGGCTCCCTACAACATGACCCTCGGCGGCGGCCTCGAGCTCTGTTTCGGCTGCGACGCCGTTCAAGCCGCGGCCGAGACGTACTCGGGCCTCGTCGAAGTTGCCGTCGGCTTGATTCCCGGCGGGGCCGGCACCATGAACATGCTCTGGCGCGCCTTTGAAGGCGTGCCCGAAGGCATGCAGCTCGACTCGTACGCCGTTGTTACTCAAGTGTTCAAGAACATCGCCCTCGCCAAGGTCGCGACGAGCGCCGACGAAGCGAAGGCCTTCGGTTACTTCCGCAAGACCGACGGCGTCTCCTTCGACCGCGCGCGGCAGCTCGCGGAGGCGAAGGCCCGCGTCATCGGCATGGCCAACGCCGGCTACCACCCGCCGGCACCCAAGGCCTACACGCTGCCCGGTGACAGCGGCATCGCGACCCTCAAGATGATGGTCGGGACGCTCGTCGACGGCGGCCACGCGAGCCCGCACGACGCGAAGATCGCCGTCAAGCTCGCCGAGGTCCTGTGCGGAGGTCGCGGTGGCGCGGCCCGCGAGGTCACCGAAGACGAGATGCTCGAACTGGAGCGCGAGGCCTTCATCAGCCTCTGCGGCGAGGCGAAGAGCCAAGAGCGCATGCAATACATGCTCATGAACAACAAGCCGCTGCGTAACTAA
- a CDS encoding protein kinase, with the protein MRAKLPGGMADSHATVTSIPERVGRYEVVLPIASGGMATVYLARLAGGRGFSRQVALKLTHAHLRDNPEFTTDLLEEAKLASGVRHPNVVPVLEVDEDPLGMYLIMEYVEGETLGGLRRRAALARRPLPPAVGLRILLDALAGLHAAHELRDERGELVNLVHRDVSPQNILVGVDGTSRLTDFGIAKASSRLGHTRQGLVKGKISYMAPEQARSLPLDRRCDVWAAGVIAWELFAQRRLHPGGDGDVGTLLKVVSEPPALLRTIDPNVPEEIEHIVHEALIIDREHRTDSALSFSRDLMTAARRCGMLADHAQVAAFLSEIAGAKLAERRGRAGEVLRLRARMGVPGSSKENDERLAQDIRDAIRPLAEMLEPESDSDIEAAIGPLLPDTRVAPLLSMTDGDELEDVRLPGPLEGTTGAAASVTFPNEEGPTKKRRRPSVKGSPWLLGGAGVALLVLGVALGATLSRRGPPPAPVLGAAVAPGPTPLVPTSAAVPPSEKASATPPSAPIAATTTAPPQAGAEAGAAAEEPRLAPGTLIVHANVAVAELDVDGRPVRLAIATKEPLLELAPEERARTIRLTARSADGRESTLVVLPGVEEIAIEFAAKPKPPRPSPRLRH; encoded by the coding sequence ATGCGTGCTAAACTGCCCGGCGGGATGGCGGACTCGCACGCGACCGTGACGTCGATCCCCGAACGGGTGGGGCGATACGAAGTTGTCTTGCCGATCGCGAGCGGCGGGATGGCGACGGTCTACCTTGCTCGCCTTGCCGGGGGCCGTGGCTTCTCGCGCCAAGTGGCGCTGAAGCTGACGCACGCCCATTTGCGCGACAACCCCGAGTTCACGACCGATCTCCTCGAGGAGGCGAAGCTCGCTTCCGGCGTGCGGCACCCGAACGTCGTCCCCGTCCTCGAGGTCGACGAAGACCCGCTCGGGATGTACCTCATCATGGAGTACGTCGAGGGCGAGACCCTCGGCGGCCTCAGGCGCCGCGCGGCCTTGGCACGCAGGCCGCTTCCGCCGGCCGTGGGGCTGCGCATTCTCCTCGACGCGCTCGCGGGGCTTCACGCAGCACACGAGCTGCGTGACGAGCGAGGCGAGCTCGTGAACCTGGTGCACCGCGACGTGTCGCCGCAGAACATCCTCGTGGGCGTCGACGGCACGTCGCGGCTCACCGACTTCGGCATCGCGAAGGCGTCATCACGCCTCGGCCACACGCGACAAGGTCTCGTGAAGGGGAAGATCTCGTACATGGCGCCCGAACAGGCGCGCAGCCTGCCGCTCGACCGTCGCTGCGATGTCTGGGCCGCCGGCGTGATCGCGTGGGAGCTCTTCGCGCAGCGGCGCTTGCACCCCGGCGGTGACGGCGACGTGGGCACGCTCCTCAAGGTCGTATCGGAGCCGCCGGCGCTCCTGCGAACCATCGATCCGAACGTGCCCGAAGAGATCGAGCACATCGTGCACGAGGCCCTCATCATCGATCGCGAGCATCGCACCGACTCGGCGCTGAGCTTTTCGCGCGACTTGATGACAGCCGCGCGACGATGCGGGATGTTGGCCGACCACGCGCAGGTCGCCGCGTTCCTCTCCGAGATCGCAGGGGCCAAGCTCGCCGAGCGCCGCGGTCGCGCCGGCGAAGTGCTCCGTCTTCGCGCGCGCATGGGCGTCCCCGGCAGCTCCAAGGAGAACGACGAGCGGCTCGCGCAGGACATTCGCGACGCTATAAGGCCGCTGGCTGAGATGCTCGAGCCGGAGTCCGACTCGGACATCGAGGCGGCCATTGGGCCGCTGTTGCCCGACACTCGCGTCGCGCCGCTGCTCAGCATGACCGACGGCGATGAGCTCGAGGACGTTCGCCTGCCGGGGCCCCTCGAAGGAACGACCGGCGCTGCGGCGTCGGTCACGTTCCCGAACGAGGAGGGGCCGACGAAGAAGCGTCGCCGACCTTCGGTGAAGGGGTCACCGTGGCTTCTCGGCGGCGCCGGCGTGGCGCTCCTCGTTCTTGGCGTCGCCCTCGGCGCGACGCTGTCGCGGCGCGGTCCTCCGCCTGCGCCCGTGTTGGGCGCGGCCGTGGCGCCGGGCCCGACGCCCCTGGTCCCAACGTCCGCGGCGGTCCCTCCCTCGGAGAAGGCGAGCGCGACACCTCCGAGCGCGCCCATCGCCGCGACGACGACCGCTCCGCCGCAGGCTGGGGCGGAGGCGGGCGCGGCCGCAGAAGAGCCGCGGCTCGCGCCCGGCACGCTGATCGTCCACGCCAACGTCGCGGTCGCTGAGCTCGACGTCGACGGGCGCCCCGTCCGCCTGGCCATCGCCACGAAGGAGCCGCTGCTCGAGCTCGCGCCGGAGGAGCGCGCCCGGACCATACGCCTCACGGCGCGCTCCGCCGACGGCCGGGAGTCGACGCTGGTCGTCTTGCCGGGAGTGGAAGAGATCGCTATCGAGTTTGCGGCGAAGCCGAAGCCGCCGCGGCCGTCGCCTCGGCTGCGCCACTGA
- a CDS encoding penicillin-insensitive murein endopeptidase, with product MSSRRSLVIAFAAVLAATLRAAPALALCSADAECTSAPFLVCDPLAGSCVECVDDAPCGGRVCERSMARAAYGRCVQCSPERSAACRSAESGARCLSGGSCGCASDVDCQGMGARVCRGGECAPGCRAAGVPCPNGAVCDASGADIGNCVAAPLQTTTDAAAPTATAPLPLAPGGGCALGSVGTARSPATAPVLTFGAVLLAAAALRSGRRRRLSAGLLLASLQAGCSHAPTPLRPGLAGSVGLPHRGVLVGGERVEESAHLRFLRKNDRRYATPRFATVLTRAADHVARARPGAVLVLGDLSAPTGGVLLPHLSHRSGRDADILLYLTTLDGAPVTSPGFVHVREDGLAWDERGKRFLRFDVARQWLLLRALLSDDEARVQFVFASRRVRAMLLDWAVARGEPDELVYRALSVLVQPSPGGEHDDHFHVRTACDAEEVLRGCIPSGPVRAWLAPATPGDSALEVASLVQELARPASWGAASSAGASEP from the coding sequence ATGAGTTCGCGGAGGAGTCTTGTCATCGCGTTTGCCGCCGTCCTTGCCGCAACGCTCCGGGCGGCGCCGGCGCTCGCTCTGTGCTCCGCGGACGCCGAGTGCACGAGCGCACCGTTTCTCGTCTGCGATCCACTGGCCGGCTCGTGCGTCGAGTGCGTCGACGACGCCCCGTGCGGCGGCCGCGTCTGCGAGCGCTCGATGGCGCGGGCCGCGTACGGGCGCTGCGTCCAGTGCTCACCGGAGCGGAGCGCCGCATGTCGCAGCGCCGAGAGTGGCGCGCGTTGCCTCTCCGGCGGAAGCTGCGGCTGCGCCAGCGACGTCGACTGTCAGGGCATGGGCGCGCGCGTTTGCCGCGGCGGCGAGTGCGCGCCCGGCTGCCGCGCCGCGGGTGTCCCCTGCCCCAACGGGGCCGTCTGCGACGCGTCGGGCGCCGACATCGGCAACTGCGTCGCGGCGCCCCTGCAAACGACGACCGACGCCGCTGCACCGACCGCGACGGCCCCGCTGCCGCTCGCGCCAGGCGGCGGCTGCGCCCTCGGGTCGGTAGGCACGGCTCGCTCGCCCGCGACGGCTCCAGTCCTCACCTTTGGGGCGGTCCTTCTCGCCGCTGCCGCGCTTCGCTCCGGCCGGAGGCGGCGCTTGTCAGCGGGGCTTCTGCTGGCGTCGCTGCAAGCGGGCTGCAGTCACGCGCCGACGCCCCTTCGGCCCGGCCTCGCCGGGTCCGTCGGACTTCCGCACCGCGGCGTCCTCGTCGGAGGCGAACGCGTGGAGGAGTCGGCTCATCTGCGCTTCCTGCGCAAGAACGATCGCCGCTACGCGACCCCGCGGTTCGCCACCGTCCTCACGCGCGCCGCCGATCACGTGGCTCGCGCGCGGCCCGGCGCGGTGCTCGTCCTCGGCGATCTCTCGGCACCGACCGGCGGTGTTCTCTTGCCGCACCTCTCTCATCGGAGCGGCCGCGACGCGGACATCCTGCTCTACCTAACGACGCTCGACGGCGCGCCCGTCACCAGCCCTGGTTTCGTGCACGTACGCGAGGACGGCCTCGCGTGGGACGAGCGCGGCAAGCGCTTCTTGCGCTTCGACGTGGCCCGTCAATGGCTCTTGCTCCGCGCGTTGCTCTCGGACGACGAGGCGCGGGTGCAATTCGTCTTCGCCAGCCGGCGCGTTCGCGCGATGTTGCTCGACTGGGCCGTCGCGCGCGGCGAGCCCGACGAGCTCGTGTACCGCGCGCTCTCCGTGCTCGTGCAGCCCAGTCCCGGCGGCGAGCACGACGACCACTTTCACGTGCGCACGGCCTGCGACGCCGAAGAGGTCCTTCGTGGCTGCATCCCATCGGGCCCGGTTCGGGCCTGGCTCGCGCCGGCGACGCCCGGGGACTCGGCGTTGGAGGTCGCGAGCCTCGTCCAAGAGCTCGCGCGGCCTGCCTCCTGGGGCGCCGCGTCCAGCGCCGGGGCCAGCGAGCCGTGA
- the mce gene encoding methylmalonyl-CoA epimerase has product MFRVKKIDHVAVCVADIEQATERWRAVLGLAVREREVVESQRTEAALLPIGESNLELISPRGNEGLEKFLEKRGPGLHHIAVEVEGIEEALATLKALGIPLIDETPRRGARGHKVAFVHPKATGGVLVELVEPEHAGPGA; this is encoded by the coding sequence ATGTTTCGTGTAAAAAAGATCGATCACGTAGCCGTCTGCGTCGCCGACATCGAGCAAGCGACAGAGCGCTGGAGGGCGGTGCTCGGTCTCGCGGTGCGCGAGCGCGAGGTCGTCGAGTCGCAGCGCACCGAGGCCGCCCTCTTGCCGATCGGCGAGTCGAACCTTGAGCTCATCAGCCCGCGCGGCAACGAGGGGCTCGAGAAGTTCCTCGAGAAGCGGGGGCCCGGCCTTCACCACATCGCCGTCGAGGTCGAGGGGATCGAGGAGGCCCTCGCGACGCTCAAGGCGCTGGGCATCCCGCTCATCGACGAGACGCCTCGCCGTGGCGCACGCGGACACAAGGTCGCGTTCGTTCACCCGAAGGCCACCGGTGGCGTGCTCGTCGAGCTCGTGGAGCCGGAGCACGCAGGCCCGGGCGCCTAA
- a CDS encoding 1-acyl-sn-glycerol-3-phosphate acyltransferase, with the protein MTRRLDPYEPNPLLGWLYDRFFAHIEVDEAWAAKVREADAHGTVIYVLRSVSFVDFFALDHLTKRLRLPRVRFANDLGLWLLEPMGRGWLQALAPKDMGENVADLRRAVAEGASAVLFLKRPPGVLDVQRRGKSEGDPFLRELFALQRESRRPILLVPQVFVWSKFPDQDERRLEDVLLGSREWPGRLRTMGQFLANYRHVALRAGEPVDLETFLAQEGAETPSDDVLVRRLVYVLLRRLERERRSVLGPGKKSRERVREEVLRSPKLQKVMKDMAGEGALEQRVVATRATDILRELEADLDMTTVAALDAAFDQTFARMFTDIEYDKVGLERLRATAKDAVVVLLPSHKSHIDYLVLSYVLYTNHVQLPLIAAGDNLNFFPVGAILRNGGAFFIRRSFKGDRLYGAVVDAYMRRLILDGWSIEFFLEGGRSRTGKLLSPKLGLLNIVVEAALGAESRKVYFAPISIGYERMVEEDAFVRELSGGEKRKEDVRGLLSSLALLIGRYGRINVQFGDLLTLDQVAREMGTPLPAEAASLSPARRRALVTRLAYRVMNEINDVTAVTPGSLVAAAMLTHPSRGVSYDELAAASRRLALLLHGHGARFSPTLEHPAKHGDIREEAIREACELYVRAKHVDVRLPGKKVKERDYVAVSRQNTAAIFVVKDEGRLSLELAKNGVVHFLVSEALITWALGAVGREAPPTAVDVVRERVRFLSRLLKHEFQFRADANFDKIFDDTLASMVRAGDLAVAGNLIAPGPADSQARLLLYGRMIQSFLEGYRLAARAVALAERGGQSTKEIGRRALTLGDKMFLKGELELREAISRPLVENALEAFLDLGYLTRADGKIALAESYQAPEAARTIEARIVSFLKPEP; encoded by the coding sequence ATGACGCGCCGCCTCGACCCCTACGAGCCCAACCCGCTGCTCGGTTGGCTCTACGATCGCTTCTTCGCGCACATCGAGGTCGACGAGGCGTGGGCCGCCAAGGTCCGCGAAGCCGACGCGCACGGCACGGTCATCTACGTCCTCCGGAGCGTCTCCTTCGTCGACTTCTTTGCCCTCGACCACCTCACCAAGCGGCTTCGGCTGCCGCGCGTTCGTTTCGCCAACGATCTAGGCCTCTGGCTCCTCGAGCCCATGGGCCGCGGGTGGCTGCAAGCGCTCGCTCCGAAAGACATGGGAGAGAACGTCGCGGACCTGAGACGCGCCGTCGCCGAGGGCGCGTCGGCAGTCCTTTTCCTCAAGAGGCCGCCGGGCGTCCTCGACGTCCAGCGTCGCGGCAAGAGCGAAGGCGACCCATTCCTGCGAGAGCTCTTCGCGCTCCAGCGCGAGAGCCGACGCCCGATCCTGCTCGTGCCGCAGGTCTTTGTTTGGTCGAAGTTCCCAGACCAAGACGAGCGCCGCCTCGAGGACGTTCTGCTCGGCTCCCGCGAGTGGCCCGGCCGTCTCCGCACGATGGGGCAATTCCTCGCCAACTACCGCCACGTCGCGCTCCGCGCCGGAGAGCCCGTCGATCTCGAGACGTTCCTCGCGCAGGAGGGCGCCGAGACCCCGAGCGACGACGTGCTCGTGAGGCGACTCGTGTACGTGCTGCTCCGGCGCCTCGAGCGGGAGCGTCGGTCGGTCCTTGGGCCCGGCAAGAAGTCCCGCGAGCGCGTGCGCGAGGAGGTCCTTCGCAGCCCCAAGCTTCAGAAGGTCATGAAGGACATGGCCGGCGAAGGGGCCCTGGAGCAGCGCGTCGTCGCGACGCGCGCGACGGACATCTTGCGCGAGCTCGAGGCCGACCTCGACATGACGACGGTCGCGGCCCTCGACGCCGCCTTCGACCAGACCTTCGCGCGCATGTTCACGGACATCGAATACGACAAGGTCGGCCTCGAGCGTCTCCGCGCGACGGCAAAAGACGCCGTCGTCGTGCTCTTGCCCAGTCACAAGTCGCACATCGACTACCTGGTCCTTTCCTACGTCCTTTACACGAATCACGTGCAGCTTCCCCTCATCGCCGCCGGGGACAACCTCAACTTCTTCCCCGTTGGCGCGATCCTTCGCAACGGGGGCGCCTTCTTCATAAGGCGCAGCTTCAAGGGCGATCGGCTCTACGGCGCCGTCGTCGACGCGTACATGCGGCGCCTCATCCTCGATGGCTGGTCCATCGAGTTCTTTCTCGAGGGCGGGCGCTCGCGCACCGGCAAGCTCCTCTCGCCGAAGCTGGGCCTCCTCAACATCGTCGTCGAAGCGGCGCTCGGAGCCGAGTCGAGGAAGGTGTACTTCGCACCGATTTCCATCGGCTACGAGCGCATGGTCGAGGAGGACGCCTTCGTGCGCGAGCTCTCGGGCGGCGAGAAGCGCAAGGAGGACGTCCGCGGCCTCCTCTCGAGCCTGGCGCTCCTCATCGGACGGTACGGCCGCATCAACGTTCAGTTCGGCGACCTTCTCACGCTCGACCAGGTAGCCCGCGAGATGGGCACGCCGCTACCGGCGGAGGCGGCGTCCCTCAGTCCGGCGCGGCGCCGCGCACTCGTGACGCGTCTCGCCTATCGCGTGATGAACGAGATCAACGACGTCACGGCGGTGACCCCCGGCAGCCTCGTCGCGGCCGCGATGTTGACGCACCCGTCGCGGGGCGTGTCCTACGACGAGCTCGCGGCGGCGTCGCGGCGGCTCGCGCTACTCCTGCACGGTCACGGCGCCCGTTTTTCTCCGACCCTCGAGCACCCGGCGAAGCACGGCGACATTCGCGAGGAGGCGATCCGTGAAGCCTGCGAGCTCTACGTCCGCGCGAAGCACGTGGACGTGCGGCTCCCGGGCAAGAAGGTCAAGGAGCGCGACTACGTCGCCGTCTCGCGGCAGAACACCGCGGCGATCTTCGTCGTCAAAGACGAAGGCCGCCTCTCGCTTGAGCTCGCCAAGAACGGCGTCGTGCACTTCCTCGTCTCCGAAGCCTTGATCACCTGGGCCCTTGGCGCCGTCGGCCGCGAGGCTCCGCCGACCGCCGTCGACGTCGTGCGCGAGCGCGTTCGATTCCTCTCGCGCCTCTTGAAGCACGAGTTTCAGTTCCGCGCGGACGCCAACTTCGACAAAATCTTTGACGACACGCTCGCTTCGATGGTTCGCGCCGGTGACCTCGCCGTCGCAGGCAACCTGATCGCGCCGGGCCCTGCCGATAGCCAAGCGCGGCTCTTGCTCTACGGCCGCATGATTCAGTCCTTCCTCGAGGGATACCGCCTCGCCGCGCGCGCCGTCGCGCTCGCCGAGCGGGGTGGCCAGAGCACAAAGGAGATTGGCCGTCGCGCGCTCACGCTCGGCGACAAAATGTTCCTCAAGGGCGAACTTGAGCTCCGCGAAGCCATCAGCCGACCGCTCGTGGAAAATGCTCTTGAGGCGTTCCTCGACCTTGGCTACCTGACCCGAGCTGACGGCAAGATCGCCCTCGCCGAGTCTTACCAAGCGCCGGAGGCGGCGCGTACCATCGAGGCCCGCATCGTCTCGTTCTTGAAGCCGGAGCCATGA
- a CDS encoding helix-turn-helix domain-containing protein — protein MLSEAFRHEHRLALRNPVRGLLLSRLEFSNSSSVRRADIIAPWHEILVCLGGECMVQRARDASPRLIREGTIVGLNPGERYNEEHFTSGAAGVLVTFGLRDLEALGIADFVFGDGAIEDEAFVQAVREIVRADGETEPGEALRDLLQALTGRHGVAIPADKLFAVKREIDKNPHAPLYVAQLAEMANMHPETFTRAFARRFGITPIRYRLHRRLLEAAHLLLTEPHMLVSDVATRVGFEDLRFFHRSFRGRSGISPAAYRQWFSEAAQGRRRASGIPPKAGSSSSGEAAA, from the coding sequence ATGCTAAGCGAAGCCTTCCGACACGAACACCGCCTGGCCCTCCGTAACCCAGTTCGGGGGCTTCTCCTTTCACGGCTCGAGTTCTCGAACTCCAGCAGCGTCCGTCGCGCGGACATCATCGCCCCCTGGCACGAGATCCTCGTGTGCCTTGGCGGCGAGTGCATGGTCCAGCGCGCCCGAGACGCCTCGCCCCGCCTCATTCGGGAAGGCACGATCGTCGGGCTGAACCCCGGCGAGCGCTACAACGAGGAGCACTTCACGTCTGGCGCCGCCGGGGTGCTGGTGACCTTCGGCCTCCGCGACCTTGAAGCCCTCGGCATCGCCGACTTCGTCTTCGGCGATGGCGCCATCGAGGACGAGGCGTTCGTTCAAGCGGTTCGCGAGATCGTCCGCGCCGATGGCGAGACGGAGCCTGGCGAAGCGCTTCGCGACCTCCTCCAGGCCCTGACAGGGCGTCACGGCGTCGCGATCCCCGCCGACAAGCTCTTCGCCGTGAAGCGCGAGATCGACAAGAACCCCCACGCGCCCCTCTACGTGGCGCAGCTGGCCGAGATGGCCAACATGCACCCCGAGACCTTCACGCGCGCCTTCGCGCGCCGCTTCGGCATCACGCCGATTCGCTACCGCCTGCACCGCCGACTCCTCGAGGCGGCACACCTCCTCCTCACGGAGCCGCACATGCTCGTCTCCGACGTGGCCACGCGGGTCGGCTTCGAAGACCTTCGGTTCTTCCACCGCTCGTTCCGCGGTCGCTCCGGCATCAGCCCCGCCGCGTACCGTCAATGGTTCTCGGAAGCGGCCCAGGGTCGTCGTCGCGCCTCGGGCATCCCGCCCAAGGCTGGCTCCTCGAGCTCCGGCGAAGCTGCCGCCTGA